In a genomic window of Salmo trutta chromosome 32, fSalTru1.1, whole genome shotgun sequence:
- the LOC115170837 gene encoding ferritin, middle subunit, with translation MESQIRQNYHHDCEAAINRMINMEMFASFTYTSMAFYFSRDDVALPGFAHFFKENSDEEREHADKLLSFQNKRGGRILLQDIKKPERDEWGNGLEAMQCALQLEKNVNQALLDLHKIASDKVDPHLCHFLKTHYLNEQVEAIKKLGDHITNLTKMDAVNNKMAEYLFDKHTLGDQS, from the exons ATGGAGTCTCAGATCCGCCAGAACTATCACCACGATTGCGAAGCTGCCATCAACCGGATGATCAACATGGAGATGTTTGCCTCCTTCACCTACACTTCAATG GCTTTCTATTTCTCCCGTGACGATGTGGCTCTGCCTGGCTTCGCGCATTTCTTCAAGGAGAACAGCGACGAGGAGCGGGAGCACGCCGACAAGCTACTCTCCTTCCAGAACAAGAGAGGTGGACGCATTTTACTCCAGGACATCAAG AAGCCAGAACGTGATGAGTGGGGCAATGGGCTGGAGGCCATGCAGTGTGCTCTGCAGCTGGAGAAGAATGTGAACCAGGCCCTGCTGGACCTGCACAAGATTGCCTCTGACAAGGTTGACCCCCAT CTGTGTCACTTCCTGAAGACCCATTACCTGAATGAGCAGGTGGAGGCCATTAAGAAGCTGGGTGACCACATCACCAACCTCACCAAGATGGATGCTGTCAACAACAAGATGGCAGAGTACCTGTTTGACAAGCACACCCTGGGAGACCAGAGCTAA